A single Nicotiana tabacum cultivar K326 chromosome 5, ASM71507v2, whole genome shotgun sequence DNA region contains:
- the LOC107815340 gene encoding F-box/kelch-repeat protein At3g06240 — MRGSFSVSGLGYDFANDDYKVVALSHYYYEHEPDIRSTFIDIYSVRKGLWRRLENSPYDLEDSLLTYGVLVNGALHWLVCKLFDDSFVVVAFDLSDETFLEMPTPTNIDNNNVVCYDLVAVRGCLCMFTDTEENRIDAWIMKEYGVEESWTKFSITVPKSLYGFLPLCLMSDDDVVLDGEKLIVYNMKEEQWRDMKVDGVTAKFRRTRTFVESLVSPMFGEGTEGYNIA, encoded by the coding sequence ATGCGTGGTAGCTTTAGCGTGtctggtttagggtatgattttGCTAATGATGATTATAAGGTAGTTGCTCTTTCTCATTATTACTACGAGCATGAACCGGATATTAGAAGTACTTTTATTGATATCTACTCTGTGAGAAAGGGTCTTTGGAGGAGACTTGAGAATTCGCCTTATGATCTTGAAGATTCATTGCTAACTTATGGGGTTTTGGTAAATGGGGCTTTGCATTGGTTGGTTTGTAAACTTTTCGATGATTCATTTGTAGTTGTTGCTTTTGATTTAAGCGATGAGACATTCTTGGAGATGCCAACACCTACTAATATTGATAACAATAATGTTGTGTGTTATGATCTTGTGGCCGTTAGAGGGTGTCTTTGTATGTTCACTGATACAGAAGAAAACAGAATTGATGCTTGGATAATGAAAGAGTATGGGGTTGAGGAGTCTTGGACAAAATTTAGTATTACAGTACCGAAATCATTGTATGGTTTCTTACCCCTTTGTTTAATGAGTGATGATGATGTCGTATTGGATGGAGAGAAGTTGATTGTCTATAATATGAAAGAGGAACAATGGAGAGATATGAAGGTTGATGGAGTAACTGCTAAGTTTAGAAGGACTAGAACTTTCGTGGAGAGTCTTGTTTCTCCTATGTTTGGCGAAGGAACTGAGGGTTACAATATTGCTTGA